DNA sequence from the Oceanipulchritudo coccoides genome:
CTGAACAGGGAAAGATGCCTTCCGAGAAAGGCGGGGGAGCCACTGCAATCAATTCCTCCTCGTTCGGAAGCAATGGTTCGGGATCGGAAGGAACCGCTTCTTTGAAAGCGCTTAAAACGGAAACAGCGACTGTCACTATTCCGCAGGTAAAAATAATCTTTTGTGATAAGTTCATGGTAAAGTTACGGCTGGCCCCTTGCAATGCGCGAGAGATCAACAGCATTGACAGGAAACCGAGAACCCAACAGGCTGAATCTATGAAGACTCCATTTATATGCCTCGTTTCCCTTATGGCTCTGGCCTCCGTTCCACTTGTTGCCAATGCAAATTCTGGAGAGGAGCTGTGGATGAAAAACTGTAAGAAATGCCACGGCGAGGACGGCGACGGTGACACAGTAATGGGCAAAAAGTTTTCCATCCGTGACTATACCGATCCTGCAGTCCAGGAAAGCATAACCGACGAGGATATTGTTGCCGCAGTCACCGATGGCTTGAAAAATGAGAAGGGCAAAAAAGTGATGCTGGCTTTCGGAAGCAAACTCACTGAAGAGGAGATTTCCAGTGTTGCGGCTTACGTCCGCACCCTTTCCCCCGAATAACCATCCCTGACTTAAGGACAATCCAAGTACGATCATTCTGCTTCCTCCTTGGTGCCTTCCCTGGCCTTTCGCTTTGCACGCGAGATCGTAAAAACTAGTGATACGACAAGCATCAGGGACCCGAGGATAAGGAAGGAGAGAATTCGGTACTGCGGCTCAAGCTGGCGGGTCCCGACAATCATCACATAGAGGGCTGTGAGCAGAAGTGTCAGATGTCCCATCCAGCGATACCGCCTGTTTCGGATAATCCAGTTCATCGCATAATAAAAGAGAGCCACTCCCGCCCATGCGACGACCACATAAGCCCCGGGTACCAGATAATACAGCGCATATGGGAAAGCGAAAAAGGCGATAACGAGATAAATAATTCGCATCAGATCAGTCTTCAATGCCAGCCGGTCTTTCTGCAGGTTTAAGATTCTCGCACTGAATAGTGCCACCGCGCCAAACCCGATGCTCATCCCCTGCTCCTGCTTGGTCAGGGCAGTGTAGGCAATAAGGATACTGATAAAAATCAGGCAGTTGCTCACAACAATGAACCGTGAACGAAAGTAGATGGCTGTGGCGATCACCACCAGGCTTTGCAGCGATAGAGCGACGAAAACCTCGGGAACCGGAAAGGCCTTGATCAGTGCAAAGCTCAGAGCCATGTAACCGGTCATCGCATAGATAAATGTCGAAAACCAGCTCTGCTCGCGCTTCCAGTAAACCAATGAAAGGGAAAGAAACAGGATGAACGCCGCAATGTGTGAAACCAGAAAGGCCTCTTTGTAGGCAAACAGGTTATGCAGGAAGAAGAGGCCAAATCCGAAGGCGCAGATCAGTAGCCCGGTAATCTGGACGGGCGCGTCCTCCACCTCTCGATGCTCCCGCATCATGACGATAACCGTCGAACCCATAATCCAAATCAGGACAAAGATGAGGGCCCAGCGACTCTCGTCTACGATTTTAAATTCATTCCCGAGCACCGGGTTATTTGTCGCCCAAACCGCATAGGTAGCCATGGCCAACATGAAGCTCACGGGCACAAGCATCCGCCATCCGCATTTCAATTGCGCCCATCCCGCAACCCCCACCAACAGCGTTGTGAGGGAAAGTAAAAACAAGGTCGAGCCACTCACCACAGCCGTTCCAAACCCGGTAATCAGGGCAAGGATAAACAAATGAGGTGAACTACGCCTCCAGGCTAGAACAAGGTTGATTCCCAGCACCACTAGAAGAATGCCCCGGCCAGCCAGAGAACTCGTCTCCATGGCAGGTGGATTGCCGAAGAAAAATAAGCGCAAAGCTGAAAAAAAGAGGAGAAGCATCCCAGCCCCTCGCAAATACTTGCTGATCGTTTCAAACGATTTTCGGGCCACCCTTGCTAAACCGAACGTCAAAAGGCTCAGGGTTGCCCCAACCGCAGATGGCACTGCGGATGGCAAGCCCTCAAAGGGCAAAGAAAGCGCAAACCCAACGCCAATCGCCATGACCACAATTCCGATCACGGCAAACCAGTTCTGACCAAC
Encoded proteins:
- a CDS encoding c-type cytochrome is translated as MKTPFICLVSLMALASVPLVANANSGEELWMKNCKKCHGEDGDGDTVMGKKFSIRDYTDPAVQESITDEDIVAAVTDGLKNEKGKKVMLAFGSKLTEEEISSVAAYVRTLSPE
- a CDS encoding DUF2339 domain-containing protein; translated protein: MTYQESDYSSESDLRAAVVELCRRMRRVEERLGLEPVEARSHSGVPEERVSDHPAAEMLQKRESLEFEVGQNWFAVIGIVVMAIGVGFALSLPFEGLPSAVPSAVGATLSLLTFGLARVARKSFETISKYLRGAGMLLLFFSALRLFFFGNPPAMETSSLAGRGILLVVLGINLVLAWRRSSPHLFILALITGFGTAVVSGSTLFLLSLTTLLVGVAGWAQLKCGWRMLVPVSFMLAMATYAVWATNNPVLGNEFKIVDESRWALIFVLIWIMGSTVIVMMREHREVEDAPVQITGLLICAFGFGLFFLHNLFAYKEAFLVSHIAAFILFLSLSLVYWKREQSWFSTFIYAMTGYMALSFALIKAFPVPEVFVALSLQSLVVIATAIYFRSRFIVVSNCLIFISILIAYTALTKQEQGMSIGFGAVALFSARILNLQKDRLALKTDLMRIIYLVIAFFAFPYALYYLVPGAYVVVAWAGVALFYYAMNWIIRNRRYRWMGHLTLLLTALYVMIVGTRQLEPQYRILSFLILGSLMLVVSLVFTISRAKRKAREGTKEEAE